One Carya illinoinensis cultivar Pawnee chromosome 5, C.illinoinensisPawnee_v1, whole genome shotgun sequence genomic window, TATTGTTATGTTTCAGACAATTAAGTATGATATAACATCCTTGAAGACAAGGAGAGGACAACGGAGGAGctttgtatcttttttttcaGCACTTTATTTCTGTGGTCGctagctatagactttaatggcctaaatgtacactagTTTCTAGTGACTACTGTAGCTACCTAGATAGGTCttacctcttgtataccatcttgtgtacttgggctatgcctattattattaacactactgtttacttatcaaaaaaaaaagtatgatatAAGATCAAATATCATAGGACACCATTTGCATTTACAGGTTACACCACCATCAATAAAACCACGACAATCATCAAGATGGATCCAGAAGAAAATATTGGGGGCTCTCAACAAGAATAATCAACAGTCAAACTGATCCCCTAGCGAGCAATATCTATAACTGAAGCTTCTACAGACAGAGGTCACCGAAGGGAACTCAAAAGCGAAAACATATAACAAAAGCACAAAACTTCAAACATTCAATAAAACAGGAAAACGAGTTGGGAATATTAATCACAACAGCAGAATGCAATGATTCGAGTTGAAAACAAAACGAAAAGCAAGGTAGACTAACGATCGAAGTATATAGCTTTGTGGTGGCACCGATACCCACCAAATACCAACTCAATTAACagattaaaatgatgaaaaaggaaGAGAGGATCTACTTTAGAAAGAGACAAACAGTAAAAGGGGGTGGGCACCTTCATATTCATCCTTCTGAGACACAATCCAGCGGCCATCAAATGATTCGTCGAATGGCTCGTAGTAGATCTGTTCATTACCAAATACTCTATTATTGTTCAATTCAAAGCTAaatcaaaaagaagaagagatctGAAAACTGTTCTAGAGCAGGAGAGGGTGATGCAACAAAAAGGTTACCACATCAGAAGCAGAAGCGCAGATCTGAAAGGCGAAGGAAGCAATCAGCAACACCGCTATGCACCGCTCAACAGCAGCTAACAGAGGGATTTTCCGCCTCAAATCCATCGTAATAAGAAACCGTAACCCTAaaccaaatcccaaaataacaaaaaggCCTTATGCGTAGTCAAGAAGGCGGCGACTTGTGTGGCTTTTAACAAAGTCTCTCGCCTGCCTTTTGCCCCTTCGGGGATGGAATAAACTTTCTGAACTGTTGCCTTGGGTATTTTCTAGAGAGAAAATTCTCCAGTTGGATTTGGATCTGGATCGAGTTCCATCTTAATAATACCCGTTAAAAGAGTGACGTGTTTGAACCACCATTTTTCAATTGGATTAAAGTTATTAAATCATTCTCTTTCAATATTAAAAGCAAATCTCTATTGATCTAACATCATgaattctattaaaaaatgtaaaatgagAATTTAATAAGTTAGTTTGGAGTTAAATACCTTcctaaatttctttcttttttggaaaaaaaacataaaattggGGATGTGAGAAAAGAACGATGACCCTTGTTTGGATTCATAGATCATGATTCAAAACACCACCGATTAGACAACCacccccaaaaaataaataaaaatgccatTCCGCATAACtgatcacaaaataaaaaattttcatttcaaatttaaaattttcatatcattattataattttttcaaatctccgtacaaaatataataaataatttattttttttaacttttttaaattctaaaataataataatatttcatcttaaaactcaaaattttctttcCACTTACCAAGGAGAACCGTCCGGCTACTTCTGGACCAAAAACATCCACCTAACAAAGGTAACCGATATCAAAGCGTGGCTGGTTCGCAACATATTTTACTAATATGATAGCTCATACAGGAGTTAATACCACATTACATGGTTGAAATTCAACTTAAAGAGAGGAGTATCTTGGGGGGAGAAGAATTAATGGAACcttgtttttcaaaaagaaaaaaagaaggcaaaTTAATCAACAGAAACAACAATCAAAACGACTAGAGTTTAATCCGTCTACGATGCAAGTGCTCTAACAGAACAAGAAACGAGTATTCAGGAAATATCACTTGAGGAATATCCAGTCCCTCAGTTCCCATGTCCTCAAAATTGTAGATGTAACAACCGGTGGCAATGCTTGCTTATGTGCCTAGTTCACTGATCCCGTCTGGTACCAGACCTCCTACGAGGAGCAGCAGCGGCGGCATCATCATCCTTCTCATCCTCATTCTCCTTCTCCCCACTGCTTTCTTGATTGTTGGAAGTCCCCGCAGATGCATTTGTGTCTGTTTCACTGGCATTGACCTGCGAATCAAAGGGAAACAGAAAATCCATATAAATTATTAAGTACCTATTCAGAGAGGTGCTAGTATGATGTAATGCATAATAACGTACCGCTGGCTTCTTGCCGCCAAAAAGGATTCTGAAGAAAACTGTCAAAATAACCACCACAATTGAAACAATAATACCGATGGTTATATTGGGCTGCTTTTCTCCCTTTTCAATTAGATCCTgccagagaaaaaagaaaaagaaaagaagaagcatAGAATACCCGTTAGAGAACCTCCTAGAGTCCCAAGCTAAGCTAAGACAAGCTATTAGATGACATTGTAGAAGTGATGATAACTTCCTTAGCTTACAATGATCTTGGGCTTGTATGCATTCAAGAAAGGAATGTCCCCTATCTTGTAAAGAAGGTCAAAAACCATTTTCTGCAAGTCATGATCCAAAAATTCGTCAAgtcatgaaatataaaaaagtgaaaagataTTTGCAATCGTGAATTGTGCAACCGTcgtgtaatcgttttgaaaaaagtgaataaaacatgggacccacatgaaaaaattaagtttttaatagtagattccactctttttcaaagcgattatgGAGCGTTTACGCATTTCACAGTTATATGTAGGATTTACtctataaaaaaatcatcaagATGCAAAGTCGAACATATAGGAGAAATAGGAGTATACATGGAAGTCAGAGAGGCCATCCGAAAGACCGGCAGCTGCTTCCTCAgccttttgtttctctttctcaGCTTCAAACTTTGGCTTCCATGCTGTTAACCTGTATGATTCTGCAACCTTCTCATCACCCGCAATGAGAATATTGTCAAACAAAATGCCATCCTGCATTGTCCAGATCTCAATGCCAATGGCAGCAATGGGCTCAAAATCAGGTTTCTCGAGCTCAAAATAATCTGGGTTTGGGATATCTTGAGGTTTCCATATGCCCTTATAATTAGGGTTGTCAATTAGAGGAGCCTGCCATTTCCCTTTATAAGCTGGATTCCTCTTCATTGGCCTCTTCCAAACACCACACCCAGGTGCAATCTCACACTTCGGGTTATCAATTTTTGGTGCCTCCCATTCACCATCTTCCTCATCATCCCAATCTTCTGGCTTTGCAGCATCAGGATCGTCGATCTCCTCCGGCTCATCATCCAGCCATCCTTCAGGTTTCACAGCCTCCTCATCTTCAATTTCCATGGGTGCATCCTCATCCCAATCATCTGGCTTCACTGCTTCTGGATCTGGAATTTTAGCCCGCTCATCCCAATCCTCTGGTTTCTTATCATCTGGGTCTGGAATTGTCTTGGCCGGAATTAGAGGCGGCTCAAAATCATCACCAGAGAGGAAATttgccttcttcttctcctccccaTCTATTAGAATACTGACTTCATTATCCGGTCTCAATATTGCACTGTAGACGTGGGACAGTTTGTCCGAGGGCACAGAAGGGGGGTACTTTAGATGGTGCTCAACATAATCCCCACTCTTGGGATTCTTGTGCTTAAGGATGAAGTGCACCTTGTTTGTTGAGCCACATTTGTCAGGTCCAAACATTATGGAGTATGGAGAGGAGTTATCGAATTCCTTGGGTTGCCATCCTGCCTCTTGGGGTCGAAGGTACTTCAAGTATGCACCACCACATTCTAGCCCATCTTGGAGCCGCACCTCAAACTGTAGGACAACAGTTCCATCTTTGAGACTCAAAACCTGGTCTAGCTCTTTTACTATTGCATACTTCCTTGCCTTCTCGCTAACCAGAAGGCCGTAATCATCATGTCCCTCACTTTTTGAATGCTTCCAGACACCTAGATCAAAAGGtgtatattcataatatttttttattggtgaaAATTGTAAATGAAGTCACAATTTGCAACTGAATTGATTCATAAAACCACAACAACCATCAAGAGGTATGtacaacaaatatttttatgttttttttgttttggggcgTGGGGGGGCTGTCGCATGATTGTTATGTTTAAGAGAAAGACCATGATATAACGCCAAATATGAATGCATGCAACACCATTTGCATTTACATATAAAACCGACAAGCATCAAGAGGGATGCAGAAAAAAATATCAGGGGCTCTCAACAAGAATCATCAGCAATCAAACCGATCCTCTAGTGAAAaatatggaagatggtcccaATATGTCTATgatggtgtatttggagggaggGGTATGAAAGAAGCCTTGAAAATTGAGAGTggtcaatggatgagcttagaaatttcttttttcaatccTAAACTTCCGTGGTCGATTGTAATTGAAAGGCACGAATTTTCATGAATCCTTGTATCGCTAAACCAGCACGCATAATCCTCTAGTATATGTCCCCTATAAttgggctcttgcctattcttattatcaaaaaaattttgtttaccgataaaaagaaagaaggaagaggcAATATCTATAACTGAAACTTCCATAGCCACAGGTCAGTGGGCCACACAAAGGAACTCAAAAACTAAAACACATAACAAAAGCACAAAACTTTAAACATTCGAGAAAACATGAAAAAGAAGTTGCCTAGATTAATCACAGAATAGCAGATGCAAGGATTCGAGAAGAAAACAAAACGAAAAGCAACGTTAAGAGTATCGATTGACGTGTTTTGCTTTCTGGTTTGGCACCGATACCCACGAAATGTCACCTCAATTAATAGATTAAGACGATGAAGACAGCAAATTTTAAAAGGTAAAAGGATCTAATTTAGGAAGAGATATAAACAGTAAACGGAGGGGTGGGCACCGTTATAGTCATCCTTCTGAGAAGCAACCCAGCGGCCCTCGAATGATTCGTCGAATGGCTCGTAATAGATCTGTTCATTACCAAATACTCCATTATTGTTCAATTCAAAGCTAAATTAAAGAGTAGAAGAGATCTCAAGCTGATGTAGAGTAGGGGAGGGTAATGTAATGAAAAGGGTACCACATCGGAAGCAGAATCGCAGATCTGAAAGGCGAAGGAAGTAATCAGCAACAACACTACGCACTGCACAGCAGCAGGCAGCTGAGGGATTTTCCGCCTCAATTCGATCATCATCAAAAACTGCAACCCTATTCCAAAacccaaaaattgaaaaagaccTAATGCGGAAGTATTACTGAAGATTAGATTGAACGTTTAGTGGGGAGACTAGTGCGTCTGCGAGACGCCGACGACTTGTGGCTTTTAACAAGTCTCTCAAGTCTCGAGTGTCATTTGCCCCTTCGGTGGGTGGAAATGAAATGAACCTGCCCAGTGTCACCTTTGGGAAGGGTGGGGTTATTTTAGACATTATACAGTCTATTCTCctatccttttttttcttttttttactttttttttagataCACAGACTGAagggaaaaaatataaaaactatgTGCTCTAATAATATTTCGAAATATCTTTAAATAGTTTGAAATAGTATGTAAACAGTAGACCTGCAACCCGATTTGGATAATATGGGTTTACGTCCGACCTGACCCGAATGGGCACAACCAAGGAGCGAAACCGACCCAATCCAATCCGAACAGAATAGAAACGGGTCGAACCCGTATGACCCGCCCTTTAAGAAGACGTCTTCCAGATTATTCCtcgagaagaaagaaatagcaaaccatccattttcttttctttgccaACACCACACGAGGAATCGGATCATTGCCCTATGACCAAGGCCAGCACCCCTGCAAGTTTCTCCGATGGCAAGGCGTCACGACTCTTCACAGTTTACGTCGTCACTATTGACACCTGTTGATGCCCCGCAAGCCCAAACGATATTGTTGGAAGTTGGAACAGATCTGTAAGCCTCTGCCTCTCGACTGGAAAAAAGCTCTTCCATTTTTGCTTCTATATCGGCTCAGAGGATTGGCTTAATGTTCCTTTTCTGCTTCTGCATAGAAAActccatttctctctctttgtttttttttttttttttttcactctatTATCGTAAGAAGCCTAGTCTACGCTTCAATTTAGTCCTTCATGGTGAATTACTcacattgaaaaagaaaacccaaaactttttcttcactattttttattttgttgtgttTTCCTTTTTGTGAATTTCATTATTCTGTTCAAGCTTGCCAATGTCGCGTGTGAATTTGGTGCTCATATCGGGCAAGACGGCCTGATCAAGTTCTTTGAACTCGACTGTGCTGTTGCCGTTGGCGTCCATGTTTGCCAGAAGGATGTGGAGCTGGTCGCCGGAGTGCTTGAGGCTGAGTGAGCGAAGAAATCTGAGTAGCGGCTACTAGCTAGGGTTTGAGACTAAGTATAAAACGGACGGGTTGACACAAATTATTCAAACCGATTGTTAGTCGGGCTGGAGACCCGCTCAAATAATAACCCGGTAAAGTCGGGTCGGTTCGGATCATACTAATCGGATTGATCGGATGTACGGGTCAGATGCACACCCCTAGTAAACagtaataaaatcatttacattaaaatatggaaaatgctaTAGCTACTGTTCTTATATCCCCTTTTTGAGTCCTGCTTGACATGTGCACGCTACTGTggcatttcttgtattttttttcatttgcttCCCGCGAAAGAGGCCCCGTGACTCCTTACTCCTCTTCacccattttatttttcccaaACTAGTGCCCCCAAATCCGTTGGACCGTCTACCCTCACCTCCATCGGACCTACTCTCTGATCGGCACAAGAGACCCATTTACCCCGTGAAGAACTTGATAAGACAGATAAACTTGGTTTAGATGGATagataatatatttgaatatcttTCAACCGGTTTCAGGTTTTAGAATTatctttcaactttttctttgttCCGACTCCCAAGTCCCAAATGCCCCGAGACATTTCCAACGAAGTACGCTGCCCACATGCCCAAAGACATTTCCTTCCAACGAAGTCCTTTGCAATTGTATAtgattctctctctttatttatagaTAAATTTCTGTTGGATTTTGAATAAATCCGAGATAATCAAGATCTCTTGTcaaaattgtgaagaaaattaacaagaaaacatACCTCCAATTTGTGATGAGTTTTCCATGGAAATCTAAGAGTTCCTGTAAAAGagaagagaatttttttttttgtttctatggAACGACTACTCTCTACCCCTtttctattagttttttttttctctctatccCCACGTGTGTCTATCAGCCCTCACTTATTaaagagataagataaaagggccagacaaaagaaaaactctaatAGAACTCAATGGGTTAGTTCTATTTAATTGGGGTGAGAGTAGAGGCTTACATGTGTCTATAAAATAGCCCATCTCATTATGGGCTCAATGATTAAACTATAATGCTAtccattataaataaatacaacaatCTCTCACTTGGACAGCATTATAATTAATCACAACATAAACGTAAACATTATTTCCAGAAGAAGCCCCAGAGACAAATCTTAATGTCTTTAAAACAATAGGCATTGTCCAAAAAATGCAATTGTAGTACCTAGTCTAGTGACTACATTGACAAGATATATGACACCAAACTTATACTCACAACCACCTGACTCAGGCATAGACTAAATTGATTATCTCTGACAGGTAATAAGCATTGTCCACAATGCGCGTGACTCAGACACGAGACTAATCAATATGTCTCAGTACATAAAATATGTCCTGTCCAAAATGCGCGTGACTCAGGCATGAGACTAAACATAATGTCTTATTACATAAACAATTACCTTGTCCAAACTGCGTGTGACTCAGGCATGAAATTAATCAAAATGTCTCAATACATAAAGTACGCTCTGTCCAAAATGCGCGTGACTCAAGCATATATATTGACatgaatatatttaaaacagaCTATGAGCATAAACTATATAAGCAAACAGTCAATGATCACATAATTCCCACTAACTAATTACAACAGAAGACTCTAACAATCCCAAATGAGTCACATGCTCCTGAAACAATTTTGGAGCTAAACCTTTAGTTAGTGGGTCAGCTAACATGTGTTATGTGGAAACATGCTCAACACAAATACAAAACTAGGCTATTTTCTCtctaacaaacaaaaacttaataTCAATATGTTTGGAACGAGAAGAACTTCTGGTGTTTCGAGAGAAAGCAATTGTTGCAGAATTGTCACAAAATATCTTCAGCAGCCTAGAAATGGTGTTCATAACACCTAGCCCCAAGATAAAGTTCTGCAACCATATAGCCTGACATGTAAGCTACGTACTCTGCCTCCATTGTAGAGAAAGCTGTAAGTGTCTGTTTGACACTTTTCCAAAAAACAGCTCCTCCTGccatcataaaaacataaccaGAAGTGGATTTCCTGTCATCTAAACAACCTGCAAAATCGGCATCAGAATATCTAACTATATCAAGAATGTTAGATCGCTGACATGTAAGCACTAGGTCTTTAGTGCCTTGCAAGTACCTAAGTACTTTCTTTGCAGCTTTCCAGTGAGCCAAACCAGGATCACTCAAGTATCTTCCAAGTACACCAACAACATAAGCAATATCAGGTCATGTACATACTTGAGCATACATCAAACTGCCCACAATTGATGAATAGGGAATCGTTTGCATTTGagtcatctcattattattttgaggaCATTGAGACTTAGAAAACTTATCACCTTTTACAATAGGTGCTTTCCCAGGAGAACAAGAATGCATATTAAACCTACTTAAAACTCAATCAATGTAGGTTTTTAGAGACAATCCAAGAATGCCTTTAGTTCTCTCACGAAAAATCTGGATGCCCAAAACATAAGAGGCCtcaccaagatctttcatatcaaAATGAGATGATAACATGCGTTTTGTCTCAAACAGAAGCTCAATGTCATTTGTAGCGAgtaatatatcatcaacataaaagaacaagaaagataTACTTACTCCCACTGATCCTCAAATATATGCATTGATCAACAAGATTCTTCTTGAAATCACAAGTGGTAACAATCTCGTCAAACTTCAGGTACCATTGTCTCGATGCCTGCTTAAGCCCATAAATGGACTTATTAAGCTTACATACCATGTGTTCCTTTCTTTCCACTTGAAAACCATCTGGTTGCTTCGTGTACACATCCTCAAATAGATGTCCATTGAGAAAAACTgttttgacatccatttgatgcagCTCGAGATCAAACTGAGCTATTAATGGCATAATAATCCGAAAAGAATCTTTAGTAGAAACAAGTGAGAAAGTGTCTTTATAATCAATACATTCTCTTTGGTTAAAGCCCTTAGCAACAAGCCTAACTTTATACCTTTCTACTtgaccttcaaaattatacttggttttaaaaacccatttgcaaccaattggCCTATAGTCATATAGTAGTTCAACTAAGTTCCATACACCGTTTCAACACATTGATGTCATCTCATCATGCATAGCATCTATCCAATATGAAGATTGAGGACTATCAATGGCCTCATTAAAAGAGACTGGATCAAGAGACATACCAGTATTAAACTCATGCTCCTGCAAATAGACAATATAATCATCAGATATTGCTGGTCTACAACTTCTCTGTGATCTCCTCAAAACAATATCATCTGTTCTCATATCAACATTAGCTATAGTGTCAACAACCTGGTCTTGGACAATAGTACTGGTTCCCTCTGTCAATGGTGGTGCAGCAACTGCTGGGGAAGTAACCTGAATAGGTATAACAACATGCCCCTCCCTAAATACAATTTCACTTGTTGCTGAACTCTTACTGTCACTAACATCCTCAAAGAAGATGGCTCGATCTGATTCAATAATTCTAGTAACATTAGAAGGGCAATAGAATCTAGAGCATCTTGATCCCACACAATATCCAACAAAATAACCAGTAATGGTCTTAGAATCAAGTTTCTTATGCTGAGGATTATAAGGCCTTATTTCCGCTTTACAACCCCAAACACGGAAATGATGTAAACTAGGTTTCTTACCTGACCATAACTCATATGGAGTTTTAGGAACTGATTTACTTGGCACTTGATTCAAAATATATGTAGCAGTTTTCAGAGCCTCACCCCACAAAAATTCAGGTAAAGTGGAATGACTAAGCATACATCGCACCATATCCATGACAGTACGATTTCTTCTTTCTGCAATACCATTCTGTTCAGGAGTTCCAGGCATTATGTACTAAGCCTCGATACCATATGCCTTGAGAAATCTATCAAAAGGTCCAGGATTTCTACCAATTTCATTGTATCTCTCATAAAACTCACCTCCTCTATCTGATCTTATCgctttgattttcttatttttctagaGTTCCACATCAGCTTTGAAAATCTTAAAAGCTTCCAATGAGTCTGATTTTTCTCGACTGAGCTCAATACAACCataacgagaataatcatcaataaaagtaatGAAGTATCTATAATTTTCCAAAGCGGCAGGTGAAATGAGACAACAAATATCAGTATGAATTAAATCTAGAATCTCCTGACTTCtactaatcttttactttctgGTTTTCGTTGGAAGTTTCCCTTTAATACAAGCAACACAAGTTTCAAAATCAGAAAAATCCAAGTCAACTAGAATGCCATCTTTAATCAACCTTTCCAATCTTTCTCTAGAAATATGACCCAACCTTTTATGCCACAATATGGAAGAATTCTTATTGGATCTAGTACGTTTAGAACCAACTACAATATTCACAACAGAAACACTAGAAGAAATAGGATTTAAAGTAGGAAGTAAGTCAATTTTGTACAAATCATCATACAAGGTAGCAGTACCAACTATAATACAGCCATAAAAGATTGTAGCTTTTCCATTTTCAAAATGGAAAACATATCCACATTTGTCCAAAACAGACACAGAGACTAGATTTCTTCTGATGGAAGGTATAAAAGCAGCATCAGACAAGTTCAAAACATGTTTAGAAGCCAAAATAAGTCTGATTGTACCAATGTGTTCAACTTCAACCTTCACTCCATTGCCCATATTTACTACTAACTCTGTGTCATTTGGTCTTCTGCGATTCCTTATTTCCTTTCTTATCTAACCAAGCCTTAAATCTCCTACAATCAATCCTCCTGTGCCCAAACAAATGACAAAAGTTGCACTTTCCCTTAAAAACTTCATTCTTAGGCCCATTTAGAATACTCATACCAGCTTGTTGAGGAGGCTTTCCATATTTCTTCATTTTATAGAAGTTGCTACTATTACTCTTGAagaacttcttcttccctttatcAACAGTTACCATAAAGGCAGCATGAGACTTGGCCTTTCTCATCATCTCCTCTTCTTGAGTTACAATAGCAGTCATTTCACTCAAGCTCTATTCATCTTTCTGAGCATTATGAGTGGTCTTGAGTGCATCAAACTGAGGTGGCAAAGATTCAAGCACTTGCCATACAAGAAAGCTATCTGCTAACTCAACTTTCATTCCTTTGAGCTTATTAAAGAAATGAGTAAGCTTCATGATGTGCTCTCGGACTCCATTAACCCCATCATAGGTTGTGGTAGTTAGAAGTTTCATCAAAGTTCCCTTCTCTGCCTTgtcaaacttaataaatttctttctaACGTCATCGAGATATTCTTTAGCACTATCAGTATCAGATATGCTCAGCCTGATAGACTTGTCAATAGTATACTTCATAATCATGAGACAAGTCCTATTAGAATGCACCCATTGCTCATAACGAGTCTTTTCAGCCGCATAACTTTCACTAGTGGGCTCAACAGACGCATCGATCCTCAAAGCCAAATCCAAATTCATAATAGCCAAATTAATAGTGAGAGACTCATACCAATCCTCATAATTGGTTCCCGTTAGACTCTTGATGGCAAATAAAGATAGAGACATAGCCGCATTGCCATAAGCTGAggagaatataataaaaaaaattattatgcatGTGGAATAAGAAACATGCACCCATAAATGTCTCAAGACAATCTTATATCCATGCCAGagtcttatttaaaatagacTCTTACATACTATGCTGGAGCTCAAGATACATTAAAAGACTCttatgcataataaaatagaataattaaatACAAGGACTTAAAATGACCCGCTACCAAGAGGATAGGACTAGGCCACCAAGTGTCAAGTACTTAACTATTATCTTTTTCGTCCTAAGTATTCTATCAAATAATGATTTGCCGACAGGGTAAATTCACTATTTGTATGAATCTTAGTATAATATTATTAAGCGGAAGCATGATTAATAATAACAACTTCGATAATTTGTTATTACTAGTCCCATGAGAGGTGGGTACATAGTCACTCCAAACTATCGgtattataataaaatgacaTAATCTACGTATAAGATTCTTTATTTcgagaataaaattatatataaaaaaaatcaaatagtaCTACAGTACtattatactatatttatttatttatttatttattattattatttataacggGTCAAACCGGGTGGTCAAACCGGCCCATATATATAATCCATCAACACATAAATATGGGCTTTGTCCATATTTACTATTCTCAAAACCACTCCCTTAGACAATGGTCTAAATAACACATGGGTCAGATAGTTATAATAAACCCAATCCAAAACCCATGACTTGAGTCAAAACCCTACCTAGATAATTAACATGTCTGACTCGAGTTACTATAGCGAAAAGGACTCTAGGGCCACAACTGTTCCGAACACTATTCTGGCCACCGGTTCGGCCATCTGAACCGTTTTTTCGGCTGATTTGAATGAGGGGACGCCGGTGAGGACATTTCCGACGTCCTCCCATGTCTCTGGTAGTCCACTTGAGTAAAAAACGaagatacaaaaaaataaaaataaaaattattttggccaCCAAAAGTGGCGGTTTTTGACATTTCCGGTGAGCTACACACCGGTATTGGCAACA contains:
- the LOC122311770 gene encoding calnexin homolog isoform X1, translating into MMIELRRKIPQLPAAVQCVVLLLITSFAFQICDSASDVIYYEPFDESFEGRWVASQKDDYNGVWKHSKSEGHDDYGLLVSEKARKYAIVKELDQVLSLKDGTVVLQFEVRLQDGLECGGAYLKYLRPQEAGWQPKEFDNSSPYSIMFGPDKCGSTNKVHFILKHKNPKSGDYVEHHLKYPPSVPSDKLSHVYSAILRPDNEVSILIDGEEKKKANFLSGDDFEPPLIPAKTIPDPDDKKPEDWDERAKIPDPEAVKPDDWDEDAPMEIEDEEAVKPEGWLDDEPEEIDDPDAAKPEDWDDEEDGEWEAPKIDNPKCEIAPGCGVWKRPMKRNPAYKGKWQAPLIDNPNYKGIWKPQDIPNPDYFELEKPDFEPIAAIGIEIWTMQDGILFDNILIAGDEKVAESYRLTAWKPKFEAEKEKQKAEEAAAGLSDGLSDFHKMVFDLLYKIGDIPFLNAYKPKIIDLIEKGEKQPNITIGIIVSIVVVILTVFFRILFGGKKPAVNASETDTNASAGTSNNQESSGEKENEDEKDDDAAAAAPRRRSGTRRDQ
- the LOC122311770 gene encoding calnexin homolog isoform X2 translates to MMIELRRKIPQLPAAVQCVVLLLITSFAFQICDSASDIYYEPFDESFEGRWVASQKDDYNGVWKHSKSEGHDDYGLLVSEKARKYAIVKELDQVLSLKDGTVVLQFEVRLQDGLECGGAYLKYLRPQEAGWQPKEFDNSSPYSIMFGPDKCGSTNKVHFILKHKNPKSGDYVEHHLKYPPSVPSDKLSHVYSAILRPDNEVSILIDGEEKKKANFLSGDDFEPPLIPAKTIPDPDDKKPEDWDERAKIPDPEAVKPDDWDEDAPMEIEDEEAVKPEGWLDDEPEEIDDPDAAKPEDWDDEEDGEWEAPKIDNPKCEIAPGCGVWKRPMKRNPAYKGKWQAPLIDNPNYKGIWKPQDIPNPDYFELEKPDFEPIAAIGIEIWTMQDGILFDNILIAGDEKVAESYRLTAWKPKFEAEKEKQKAEEAAAGLSDGLSDFHKMVFDLLYKIGDIPFLNAYKPKIIDLIEKGEKQPNITIGIIVSIVVVILTVFFRILFGGKKPAVNASETDTNASAGTSNNQESSGEKENEDEKDDDAAAAAPRRRSGTRRDQ